The following proteins are co-located in the Pseudomonas sp. ATCC 13867 genome:
- a CDS encoding S41 family peptidase, with the protein MSQAFRLTTLALALLLGVGAAQAADAPAAAPATNGKEAPLPLDELRTFAEVLDRVKAAYVEPVDDKTLLENAIKGMLSNLDPHSAYLGPEEFAELQESTSGEFGGLGIEVGSEDGFVKVISPIDDTPAANAGIQPGDLIVKIDGKPTKGQSMNEAVDSMRGKPGSPITLTIVRGGGKPFDVELKRAIIKVKSVRNQMLEPGFGYLRITQFQVNTGEETVKALTSLRKENNGRLKGVVLDLRNNPGGVLQSAVEVADAFLTKGLIVYTKGRIPNSELRFSADPSDPSDGVPLVVLINGGSASAAEIVAGALQDQKRAILMGTDSFGKGSVQTVLPLNNDRALKLTTALYYTPNGRSIQAQGITPDIEVERAKVTREKNEFDGFKEADLQGHLANGNGGKDRPTAAGKAPVDRPQDSDYQLSQALSLLKGLSVSRGNN; encoded by the coding sequence ATGTCGCAAGCTTTCCGTCTCACCACCCTGGCCCTGGCCCTGCTGCTCGGCGTCGGTGCGGCACAGGCCGCCGACGCCCCGGCTGCCGCGCCCGCGACCAACGGCAAGGAGGCTCCGCTGCCGCTCGATGAGCTGCGCACCTTCGCCGAGGTCCTGGACCGGGTGAAGGCCGCCTACGTCGAGCCGGTGGACGACAAGACCCTGCTGGAGAACGCCATCAAGGGCATGCTCAGCAACCTCGACCCGCACTCTGCCTACCTGGGCCCGGAAGAATTCGCCGAGTTGCAGGAAAGCACCAGCGGCGAGTTCGGTGGCCTGGGCATCGAGGTCGGCAGCGAAGACGGCTTCGTCAAGGTGATCTCGCCGATCGACGACACCCCCGCGGCCAACGCCGGCATCCAGCCGGGCGACCTGATCGTCAAGATCGACGGCAAGCCAACCAAGGGCCAGTCGATGAACGAAGCAGTGGACAGCATGCGCGGCAAGCCCGGCTCGCCGATCACCCTGACCATCGTGCGCGGCGGCGGCAAGCCGTTCGACGTCGAGCTCAAACGCGCCATCATCAAGGTCAAGAGCGTGCGCAACCAGATGCTCGAGCCAGGCTTCGGCTACCTGCGCATCACCCAGTTCCAGGTCAACACCGGCGAGGAAACCGTCAAGGCGCTGACCAGCCTGCGCAAGGAAAACAACGGCAGGCTCAAAGGCGTGGTCCTCGACCTGCGCAACAACCCCGGCGGCGTGCTGCAGTCGGCGGTGGAAGTGGCCGACGCCTTCCTCACCAAGGGCCTGATCGTCTACACCAAGGGCCGCATCCCGAACTCCGAGCTGCGCTTCTCGGCCGATCCGTCCGACCCGAGCGACGGCGTACCGCTGGTGGTGCTGATCAACGGCGGCAGCGCTTCGGCGGCGGAGATCGTCGCCGGCGCCCTGCAGGACCAGAAGCGCGCCATCCTGATGGGCACCGACAGCTTCGGCAAAGGCTCGGTGCAGACCGTGCTGCCGCTGAACAACGATCGCGCCCTGAAGCTCACCACCGCGCTCTACTACACCCCCAACGGCCGCTCGATCCAGGCCCAGGGCATCACCCCGGACATCGAGGTGGAACGCGCCAAGGTGACCCGCGAGAAGAACGAGTTCGACGGCTTCAAGGAAGCCGACCTGCAGGGCCACCTGGCCAACGGCAACGGCGGCAAGGATCGCCCCACGGCCGCCGGCAAGGCGCCGGTGGATCGCCCGCAGGACAGCGACTACCAGCTCAGCCAAGCCCTCAGCCTGCTGAAAGGACTCAGCGTCAGCCGCGGCAACAACTGA
- a CDS encoding murein hydrolase activator EnvC family protein: protein MPRALLPLLLICLLSPLGAGADERADTQRQLEQTQKDITELKKNLKNIQDEKSGVQKQLKSTETQMGDLEKQIQQIQDELKKNEEELQRLDGEKKKLQGARLEQQRLIAIQARAAYQSGREEYLKLLLNQEHPEKFSRTLTYYEYINKARLEQLSAFNETLSQLSSVEQDITAQKNQQVEQQSALESRRQELADARKARQETLAKLNSDYRSGDRKLKDREQSQAELNKVLKTIEETLARQAREAEEARQRALAAERERAKRERGLAERGEKPATPSKPRADYSGPLVSSGAGFGGAFGAARGKLPWPVNGRVLARFGSPRGDDPRATWDGVLIGAQAGSTVRAVHGGRVVFADWLRGAGLLVILDHGGGYLSLYGHNQSLLKDAGDTVKAGDPIATVGASGGQSTPAVYFAIRHQGRPADPTTWCRTQG, encoded by the coding sequence ATGCCCCGTGCCCTCCTCCCGCTGCTGCTGATCTGCCTCCTGAGCCCACTTGGGGCCGGCGCCGACGAACGCGCCGACACCCAACGCCAGTTGGAACAGACGCAGAAAGACATCACCGAGCTGAAAAAGAACCTGAAGAACATCCAGGACGAGAAGTCCGGGGTGCAGAAGCAGCTCAAGTCCACCGAAACCCAGATGGGCGACCTGGAGAAGCAGATCCAGCAGATCCAGGATGAGCTGAAGAAGAACGAGGAAGAGCTGCAGCGCCTCGATGGGGAGAAAAAAAAACTCCAGGGCGCGCGCCTTGAACAGCAGCGACTGATCGCCATCCAGGCCCGCGCCGCCTACCAGAGCGGCCGCGAGGAATACCTCAAGCTGCTGCTGAACCAGGAACACCCCGAGAAATTCAGCCGCACCCTCACCTACTACGAGTACATCAACAAGGCCCGCCTGGAGCAGCTCAGCGCCTTCAACGAAACCTTGAGCCAGCTCAGCAGCGTCGAGCAGGACATCACCGCGCAGAAGAACCAGCAGGTCGAACAGCAGAGCGCGCTGGAATCACGCCGCCAGGAACTGGCCGATGCCCGCAAGGCGCGCCAGGAAACCCTGGCCAAGCTCAACAGCGACTACCGGAGCGGCGACCGCAAGCTCAAGGACCGCGAGCAGAGCCAGGCCGAGTTGAACAAGGTTCTCAAGACCATCGAAGAAACCCTGGCCCGCCAGGCCCGCGAAGCCGAGGAAGCGCGCCAGCGCGCCCTGGCCGCCGAGCGTGAGCGCGCAAAACGCGAACGCGGGCTGGCCGAACGCGGCGAAAAACCCGCCACCCCGAGCAAGCCCCGCGCCGACTACAGCGGCCCGCTGGTGTCCAGCGGCGCAGGCTTCGGCGGTGCCTTTGGCGCCGCGCGCGGCAAACTGCCCTGGCCGGTCAACGGCCGCGTGCTGGCGCGCTTCGGCAGCCCGCGCGGCGACGATCCCCGCGCCACCTGGGACGGCGTGCTGATCGGCGCCCAGGCCGGCAGCACGGTACGCGCCGTGCACGGCGGCCGCGTGGTGTTCGCCGACTGGCTGCGCGGTGCCGGCCTGCTGGTCATTCTCGACCACGGTGGTGGCTACCTCAGCCTTTATGGGCATAATCAAAGCCTTCTGAAGGACGCCGGCGACACCGTCAAAGCAGGCGACCCCATCGCAACCGTAGGGGCCAGCGGTGGGCAGAGCACCCCGGCGGTATACTTTGCCATTCGCCATCAGGGCCGCCCGGCGGACCCCACTACCTGGTGTCGCACGCAGGGATAA
- a CDS encoding divergent polysaccharide deacetylase family protein, protein MRWARRLLGLSLGALLCQPAVATPPPDAVEPLVSIVIDDLGQNLARDRQVLDLSPAIALAIIPDTPHAAELAREAHRLGRTVMLHMPMDPAGGEFAWRPELSQEERARRLDAALAKVPCAQGLNNHEGSRMTADRPAMAWLAGELQRRHLFLLDSRTSAATVAAAEAQKIGLASLSRDVFLDDDPSEAAVMEQMERGLKLARRQGTVVMIGHPKPATLAVLRRVLPGLKAQGFELVQPTLLIGERANRAMQGHGQNGIYR, encoded by the coding sequence ATGCGCTGGGCCCGGCGGCTGCTCGGCCTGAGCCTTGGCGCCCTGCTGTGCCAACCGGCGGTGGCAACGCCGCCGCCGGACGCCGTCGAACCGCTGGTCAGTATCGTCATCGATGACCTCGGGCAGAACCTGGCGCGCGACCGCCAGGTGCTCGACCTCTCCCCCGCCATCGCCCTGGCGATCATCCCCGACACGCCCCACGCCGCCGAACTGGCCCGCGAAGCGCACCGGCTCGGCCGCACCGTGATGCTGCACATGCCAATGGACCCGGCGGGCGGCGAGTTCGCCTGGCGGCCGGAGCTGAGCCAGGAGGAGCGCGCTCGCCGTCTCGATGCCGCATTGGCGAAGGTGCCCTGCGCCCAGGGCCTGAACAACCACGAAGGCAGCCGCATGACCGCCGACCGACCGGCGATGGCCTGGCTCGCCGGGGAGCTGCAGCGCCGCCATCTGTTCCTGCTCGACAGCCGCACCAGCGCCGCCACCGTGGCCGCCGCCGAAGCCCAGAAGATCGGCCTGGCGAGCCTGTCGCGGGATGTATTCCTAGACGATGACCCGAGCGAAGCGGCGGTGATGGAGCAGATGGAGCGGGGCCTGAAACTGGCACGCAGACAGGGTACGGTGGTGATGATCGGCCATCCGAAGCCGGCGACCCTGGCGGTGCTCAGGCGGGTGCTGCCCGGCCTCAAGGCACAGGGCTTCGAGCTGGTGCAACCGACGCTGCTGATCGGCGAGCGCGCCAACCGCGCCATGCAGGGGCATGGGCAGAACGGAATTTACCGCTAG
- a CDS encoding substrate-binding periplasmic protein: MLKVLIKTLTLGLLLGAATARAELPADYKMVLLTENFPPFNMAVDDKNFARDDGIDGISADIVREMFKRAGIQYSLSLRFPWDRLYKLTLDKPDYGLFSTTYTPERVPLFKWVGPIAKTSWVLLAPPGSSIKVKDLKDAAKYKLGAYKNDAVSQNLESQGIPVLNALRDQENVKKLSTGEIDLWATTDPVGRYLAKQEGVSGLQTVLRFNEAQLYLAINKDTPDEVVAKLQKALDDMRADGFIEQATNNYL, encoded by the coding sequence ATGCTGAAAGTCCTGATCAAGACCCTGACCCTGGGTCTGTTGCTGGGGGCCGCCACGGCCCGCGCCGAGTTGCCCGCCGATTACAAGATGGTGCTGCTCACGGAGAACTTCCCGCCGTTCAACATGGCGGTGGATGACAAGAACTTCGCCCGCGACGACGGCATCGACGGCATCAGTGCCGACATCGTCCGCGAGATGTTCAAGCGCGCCGGCATCCAGTACAGCCTGAGCCTGCGCTTCCCCTGGGACCGCCTGTACAAGCTGACCCTCGACAAGCCCGACTACGGACTGTTCTCCACCACCTACACCCCCGAGCGGGTACCGCTGTTCAAGTGGGTCGGCCCGATTGCCAAGACCAGTTGGGTCCTGCTCGCGCCGCCGGGCAGCTCGATCAAGGTCAAGGACCTCAAGGACGCCGCCAAGTACAAGCTCGGCGCCTACAAGAACGATGCCGTCAGCCAGAACCTGGAGAGCCAGGGCATTCCGGTGCTCAACGCGCTGCGCGACCAGGAGAACGTGAAGAAGCTGAGCACCGGCGAGATCGACCTGTGGGCCACCACCGACCCGGTGGGCCGCTACCTGGCCAAGCAGGAAGGCGTGTCCGGCCTGCAGACCGTGCTGCGCTTCAACGAGGCCCAGCTGTACCTGGCGATCAACAAGGACACCCCGGACGAGGTGGTGGCGAAGCTGCAGAAGGCGCTGGACGACATGCGCGCCGATGGCTTCATCGAGCAGGCGACCAATAACTATCTGTAA